One stretch of Oryzias latipes chromosome 7, ASM223467v1 DNA includes these proteins:
- the ttc34 gene encoding tetratricopeptide repeat protein 34 produces the protein MSALVRPEVDALKLCADADELLTAGDLGKSTSLYMSAFMTNASTAVSHMRKLDELNLEGVILTLESWLDGDLPAAKCLNKGIAAVFLSTLSPSNLSATIFKMESLLQSGGHGCEEIFARCTDLLEGKRNPPPDGSYRVLVEITRGLAYFLCKPHSSESVRLYLKAYRDNKVESVMLVQHRQSVHLPKLVKAFKNQITSVHPFLAFDDELVEIREQKDELDPEEVSSLIEFLLALSQHDTQVQELQAAHLFLTRRFSDSAEIYSTLLQNGAKNTSSQNSPERKARLLTCRAAACMSAGGKAAEDCKDLGEAFDIHPATARIYFQKLFTDRGTGIAAQNHLRQQAERWLSDFRDKVFIRGDFRSTEGAELLDPVITSLRTLCHLEPNGGGRELRVRLADSLLLRGEHKEALSICSQLAAAPGQQSYQNTVHVLRGYARLLSDDHRGALEDFQAVIEHSTPHPSSCVRALCGRGLLRMMAGSNYLTALDYMTATRLHPQETALTIRCLVPWNYRGLLVTVLLEQGRVVLEETILHKSTSNSGDDPQQVLQEDKQQGPKRGNRSGSSAGVQSLAALLMELQPGGVGPHILAADALYQLGRVEEAYRLLLSIGTINPRGPTLARLALLQLHRGFLYDTNQLLKKLILCSDTSCLHSLLGVVQPKDRALLQGHCHSAAKRILDGSREEAALREAVIYLSMAIMASGGEATESLLERGRCYALLGQRKTAIFDFSAILKKHPKHVQALCGRGFTYLMLDQEKECIHDILEALQVNADSVVTDILSVKEKAGKLLKEAFIIAGALMRTDSRDPRWHLLYVDILLAKGDIKAAGTHLCHIFGQEPRDAVAQARMGVMETWQQNYHRAALRFSNLLKKDSSCLPFLLALIPFNQQKCLAKAAAQEASSVSSEGRWDQAVTLLTVAIQAAGNHKLLYLRQRAACLAQLSLHEQAAADLDKVIQKHGDMESSSLEDRELWADDLCRRGSSLLLCSREEAALDDFIQALELHRDQAIQGIAAGPGRRRLAECFLQGALQHYGEQQLSKVWTMIECGLFLDGKNTELRRLRAKVKREMASPCIVN, from the exons ATGTCTGCTTTGGTTCGACCTGAAGTCGATGCTTTGAAGCTTTGTGCCGATGCAGACGAGCTGCTCACAGCAGGAGACCTGGGGAAATCCACCTCCCTGTACATGTCCGCCTTCATGACTAATGCCTCCACCGCCGTGTCACACATGAGGAAACTAGACGAGCTGAACCTGGAGGGGGTCATCCTTACTCTAGAAAGTTGGCTGGATGGGGACCTTCCAGCTGCTAAGTGTCTTAATAAAGGTATTGCAGCCGTTTTCTTGTCTACACTCAGCCCCAGCAATCTGTCAGCTACTATTTTCAAAATGGAATCTCTTCTTCAGAGTGGTGGACATGGATGTGAGGAGATTTTTGCTCGCTGCACTGATCTGCTCGAAGGAAAGCGAAACCCTCCACCGGATGGTTCATATCGTGTGTTGGTTGAGATAACTCGGGGTCTGGCCTACTTTCTGTGCAAGCCTCATAGTTCAGAGAGTGTAAGGCTTTACCTCAAAGCTTATCGTGATAACAAAGTGGAAAGTGTAATGTTAGTTCAACACAGGCAGTCCGTGCATCTGCCTAAATTAGTGAAGGCTTTCAAGAACCAAATAACATCTGTGCATCCCTTTCTGGCATTTGACGATGAACTGGTGGAGATCAGAGAGCAGAAGGATGAGTTGGATCCCGAAGAAGTCTCCTCACTCATTGAGTTTTTACTTGCACTTTCACAACATGACACACAGGTACAGGAACTGCAAGCAGCACATTTGTTCTTGACAAGGAGGTTTTCAGACAGTGCAGAGATTTATTCCACGCTCCTGCAAAACGGTGCTAAAAACACCTCATCCCAAAACAGTCCAGAGAGAAAAGCTCGACTCCTAACCTGCCGAGCAGCGGCCTGCATGTCAGCAGGAGGAAAAGCTGCAGAGGACTGCAAAGATCTGGGTGAAGCATTTGACATCCACCCTGCCACCGCTCGAATCTACTTCCAAAAGCTCTTCACCGATCGCGGCACAGGGATAGCAGCTCAGAACCATCTGCGTCAGCAGGCGGAGAGATGGTTGTCTGACTTCAGAGACAAGGTCTTTATCCGGGGAGACTTTCGATCCACAGAGGGAGCTGAGCTCCTGGACCCCGTCATCACCTCTTTACGAACACTTTGTCATTTGGAGCCTAATGGAGGAGGGAGAGAGCTGAGGGTTCGACTGGCTGACAGTCTTCTCCTCAGAGGGGAGCACAAGGAGGCGCTCTCCATTTGTAGCCAGCTAGCAGCCGCCCCGGGACAGCAGAGCTATCAGAACACAGTCCATGTTCTCCGTGGATATGCCCGCCTTCTTTCTGATGACCACAGAGGGGCACTAGAGGACTTCCAAGCTGTGATTGAGCACAGCACTCCTCACCCCTCCAGCTGTGTGAGGGCCCTTTGTGGCAGAGGGCTCCTGCGCATGATGGCCGGCTCAAACTACCTCACAGCTCTGGATTACATGACAGCCACCAGACTTCACCCCCAAGAAACAGCGCTGACTATCCGCTGCTTGGTGCCTTGGAACTACAGAGGGCTGCTGGTGACGGTTCTTCTGGAGCAGGGACGAGTTGTTCTGGAGGAGACAATTCTGCACAAGTCCACATCTAACTCTGGTGACGATCCTCAGCAGGTTCTCCAGGAGGACAAGCAGCAAGGCCCAAAGAGAGGCAACAGATCAGG ATCTTCTGCTGGTGTCCAGTCTCTCGCTGCCTTGCTGATGGAGCTCCAGCCTGGTGGTGTTGGGCCTCACATACTTGCAGCAGATGCTTTGTACCAACTCGGCAGAGTGGAGGAGGCCTACAGGTTACTTCTGTCTATTGGGACCATTAATCCTCGTGGACCCACACTGGCTCGCCTCGCtctgctgcagctacacagGGGCTTTCTTTATGACACCAATCAG CTGCTGAAAAAACTGATACTGTGCAGCGACACCAGCTGCCTGCACAGCCTCCTGGGCGTGGTACAACCAAAAGACAGAGCGCTGCTGCAGGGAcactgccactctgcagccAAACGCATCCTGGACGGCTCAAGAGAGGAGGCCGCTCTCAGGGAGGCTGTGATCTATCTGTCCATGGCTATCATGGCATCTG GTGGTGAAGCAACAGAGTCCTTGCTAGAAAGAGGAAGGTGTTATGCCTTGCTAGGACAGCGAAAGACAGCCATATTTGATTTCAGCGCCATCTTGAAGAAGCATCCGAAACACGTGCAGGCTCTGTGTGGAAGAGGCTTTACTTATCTTATGCTGGATCAAGAAAAG gAATGCATCCATGACATTCTGGAGGCTCTTCAGGTGAACGCAGACTCAGTCGTCACGGACATCCTGTCAGTCAAGGAGAAGGCGGGAAAACTG CTCaaagaggcatttatcattgctGGCGCTTTGATGAGGACTGACAGCAGAGACCCAAGATGGCATCTTCTTTATGTGGACATACTCCTAGCAAAAG GTGATATAAAGGCAGCGGGGACGCATTTGTGTCACATTTTTGGCCAGGAACCGAGAGATGCAGTGGCCCAGGCCAGGATGGGCGTGATGGAAACCTGGCAGCAGAACTACCACAGGGCAGCTCTCAGGTTCAGCAATCTACTCAAGAAAGATTCATCCTGTCTCCCCTTCCTGCTGGCCTTGATCCCGTTTAATCAACAAAAATGCTTGGCAAAG GCAGCAGCACAGGAGGCGAGTAGTGTGTCGTCAGAGGGCCGCTGGGATCAGGCCGTCACCCTCCTGACAGTCGCCATTCAAGCAGCAGGGAACCACAAACTTCTCTACCTTCGCCAACGAGCCGCCTGCTTAGCACAGCTGAGCTTACACGAGCAGGCCGCAGCTGATCTAGACAAAGTCATCCAGAAACATGGCGATATGGAAAGTTCCTCTTTAGAGGACCGAGAACTCTGGGCGGATGATCTGTGCAGACGGGGCAGcagcctgctgctctgctccagaGAGGAAGCGGCACTGGATGACTTCATCCAGGCCCTGGAGCTACACAGGGACCAGGCCATTCAGGGTATCGCAGCAGGCCCAGGGAGGCGGCGCCTGGCTGAGTGCTTTCTTCAAGGGGCCCTGCAGCACTATGGGGAGCAGCAGCTCAGCAAAGTGTGGACAATGATTGAATGTGGCCTCTTCCTTGACGGTAAAAATACAGAACTTCGTAGACTGAGGGCAAAGGTCAAGCGTGAAATGGCCAGCCCTTGCATTGTAAATTGA
- the LOC100049501 gene encoding 5-aminolevulinate synthase, erythroid-specific, mitochondrial isoform X1 — translation MAAFLHHCPFLKSAPKPALRRTGASLLSLAEKCPIITRQITVSSPASLDSKLSSHTTRSKSDQVFTVEQKRRFAQTATHVAASMSKACPFVSSQIGVVQASPEVQEDVKDGLMKSLLKGLKASMFPSGADLNTVTHLLRDNMVGPSYDYDHFFTEKISEKKKDHTYRVFKTVNRRANTFPFAEDYSIPERAGAQVSVWCSNDYLGMSRHPKVLGAIREALENYGAGAGGTRNISGTSNFHVALERELAQLHGKDAALVFSSCFVANDSTLFTLAKMLPGCEIYSDAGNHASMIQGIRNSGAKRFIFRHNDRRHLEELLQRSDPKTPKIVAFETVHSMDGAICPLEELCDAAHRYGALTFVDEVHAVGLYGAHGAGVGERDNIMHKIDIVSGTLGKAFGCVGGYVASSGALVDTVRSYAAGFIFTTALPPMVLAGALESVRILKSAEGQVLRRAHQRNVKHMRQLLMDKGLPVVNCPSHIIPIRVGNAELNTKVCDILLEKYNIYVQAINYPTVPRGEELLRLAPSPHHEPDMMEYFVGKLVEVWQEAGLPLNSPATAACTFCDRPLHFDLMSEWEKSYFGNMEPQYITVYA, via the exons ATGGCTGCCTTTCTTCATCACTGCCCCTTCCTGAAGTCTGCTCCAAAGCCAGCTCTGAGAAGAACCGGAGCCTCTTTGCTGTCTCTAGCTGAAAAATGCCCCATCATCACTCGCCAGATCACTGTGAGTTCCCCAGCTTCTCTGGATTCCAAGCTGAGCAGCCACACCACCAGATCTAAGAGTGACCAGGTTTTCACGGTGGAGCAAAAGAGGCGGTTTGCTCAGACTGCCACCCATGTGGCTGCGTCCATGTCGAAGGCCTGCCCTTTTGTTTCTTCTCAGATAGGAGTGGTACAAGCCAGTCCTGAAGTACAGGAGGACGTGAAAGATG GTCTGATGAAGTCTCTGCTGAAAGGTTTAAAAGCATCCATGTTTCCATCAGGAGCTGACCTCAACACTGTCACACACCTCCTTAGAGACAACATGG TGGGCCCCAGCTATGACTACGACCACTTCTTCACTGAGAAGATTTCTGAGAAAAAGAAGGACCACACTTACAGGGTCTTCAAGACAGTGAACCGAAGGGCCAACACCTTTCCTTTTGCTGAGGATTATTCCATTCCTGAGAGGGCGGGCGCCCAGGTGTCTGTGTGGTGCAGCAACGACTACCTCGGAATGAGTCGGCACCCCAAGGTCCTCGGTGCCATCAG GGAAGCTCTGGAGAACTATGGTGCCGGTGCTGGTGGGACCAGGAACATCTCTGGCACCAGCAACTTTCATGTGGCTCTGGAGAGAGAACTTGCTCAGCTGCACGGGAAAGATGCTGCTTTGGTGTTCTCCTCCTGCTTTGTGGCAAATGATTCCACCCTCTTCACTCTTGCCAAGATGCTGCCAG GGTGCGAGATCTACTCTGATGCAGGGAACCATGCATCGATGATTCAGGGCATCAGGAACAGTGGAGCCAAACGCTTCATCTTCCGCCACAATGACAGGCGACAcctggaggagctgctgcaACGCTCCGACCCCAAGACTCCCAAAATAGTGGCGTTTGAGACAGTTCACTCAATGGATG GTGCCATATGCCCTCTGGAGGAGCTGTGTGATGCAGCCCATCGTTACGGCGCACTGACATTTGTTGATGAGGTTCACGCCGTCGGCCTGTATGGAGCTCATGGAGCTGGAGTGGGCGAAAGAGACAACATCATGCACAAGATCGACATAGTTTCAGGGACCTTGG gCAAAGCATTTGGGTGTGTAGGAGGCTATGTTGCCAGCAGCGGTGCTCTAGTGGACACAGTGCGCTCCTATGCCGCTGGATTCATCTTCACAACTGCTTTGCCCCCAATGGTGCTGGCTGGAGCCCTGGAGTCTGTCCGGATCCTGAAGAGCGCCGAAGGTCAGGTGCTCCGAAGAGCTCACCAGAGGAACGTGAAACACATGAGGCAGCTGCTCATGGACAAGGGCTTACCTGTGGTCAACTGCCCCAGCCATATCATCCCCATCCGG GTTGGAAACGCTGAGCTGAACACAAAGGTATGTGACATCCTGCTGGAGAAATACAACATCTACGTCCAGGCCATCAACTATCCCACTGTGCCTCGTGGTGAGGAGCTGCTGCGCTTGGCTCCATCACCGCACCACGAGCCTGACATGATGGAGTACTTTGTGG GGAAACTGGTGGAGGTGTGGCAGGAGGCAGGTCTTCCCCTCAACAGTCCTGCCACAGCCGCCTGTACCTTCTGTGACCGCCCTCTCCACTTTGACCTCATGAGCGAGTGGGAAAAATCCTACTTTGGCAACATGGAACCCCAATATATTACTGTGTATGCCTAA
- the LOC100049501 gene encoding 5-aminolevulinate synthase, erythroid-specific, mitochondrial isoform X2 gives MAAFLHHCPFLKSAPKPALRRTGASLLSLAEKCPIITRQITVSSPASLDSKLSSHTTRSKSDQVFTVEQKRRFAQTATHVAASMSKACPFVSSQIGVVQASPEVQEDVKDGADLNTVTHLLRDNMVGPSYDYDHFFTEKISEKKKDHTYRVFKTVNRRANTFPFAEDYSIPERAGAQVSVWCSNDYLGMSRHPKVLGAIREALENYGAGAGGTRNISGTSNFHVALERELAQLHGKDAALVFSSCFVANDSTLFTLAKMLPGCEIYSDAGNHASMIQGIRNSGAKRFIFRHNDRRHLEELLQRSDPKTPKIVAFETVHSMDGAICPLEELCDAAHRYGALTFVDEVHAVGLYGAHGAGVGERDNIMHKIDIVSGTLGKAFGCVGGYVASSGALVDTVRSYAAGFIFTTALPPMVLAGALESVRILKSAEGQVLRRAHQRNVKHMRQLLMDKGLPVVNCPSHIIPIRVGNAELNTKVCDILLEKYNIYVQAINYPTVPRGEELLRLAPSPHHEPDMMEYFVGKLVEVWQEAGLPLNSPATAACTFCDRPLHFDLMSEWEKSYFGNMEPQYITVYA, from the exons ATGGCTGCCTTTCTTCATCACTGCCCCTTCCTGAAGTCTGCTCCAAAGCCAGCTCTGAGAAGAACCGGAGCCTCTTTGCTGTCTCTAGCTGAAAAATGCCCCATCATCACTCGCCAGATCACTGTGAGTTCCCCAGCTTCTCTGGATTCCAAGCTGAGCAGCCACACCACCAGATCTAAGAGTGACCAGGTTTTCACGGTGGAGCAAAAGAGGCGGTTTGCTCAGACTGCCACCCATGTGGCTGCGTCCATGTCGAAGGCCTGCCCTTTTGTTTCTTCTCAGATAGGAGTGGTACAAGCCAGTCCTGAAGTACAGGAGGACGTGAAAGATG GAGCTGACCTCAACACTGTCACACACCTCCTTAGAGACAACATGG TGGGCCCCAGCTATGACTACGACCACTTCTTCACTGAGAAGATTTCTGAGAAAAAGAAGGACCACACTTACAGGGTCTTCAAGACAGTGAACCGAAGGGCCAACACCTTTCCTTTTGCTGAGGATTATTCCATTCCTGAGAGGGCGGGCGCCCAGGTGTCTGTGTGGTGCAGCAACGACTACCTCGGAATGAGTCGGCACCCCAAGGTCCTCGGTGCCATCAG GGAAGCTCTGGAGAACTATGGTGCCGGTGCTGGTGGGACCAGGAACATCTCTGGCACCAGCAACTTTCATGTGGCTCTGGAGAGAGAACTTGCTCAGCTGCACGGGAAAGATGCTGCTTTGGTGTTCTCCTCCTGCTTTGTGGCAAATGATTCCACCCTCTTCACTCTTGCCAAGATGCTGCCAG GGTGCGAGATCTACTCTGATGCAGGGAACCATGCATCGATGATTCAGGGCATCAGGAACAGTGGAGCCAAACGCTTCATCTTCCGCCACAATGACAGGCGACAcctggaggagctgctgcaACGCTCCGACCCCAAGACTCCCAAAATAGTGGCGTTTGAGACAGTTCACTCAATGGATG GTGCCATATGCCCTCTGGAGGAGCTGTGTGATGCAGCCCATCGTTACGGCGCACTGACATTTGTTGATGAGGTTCACGCCGTCGGCCTGTATGGAGCTCATGGAGCTGGAGTGGGCGAAAGAGACAACATCATGCACAAGATCGACATAGTTTCAGGGACCTTGG gCAAAGCATTTGGGTGTGTAGGAGGCTATGTTGCCAGCAGCGGTGCTCTAGTGGACACAGTGCGCTCCTATGCCGCTGGATTCATCTTCACAACTGCTTTGCCCCCAATGGTGCTGGCTGGAGCCCTGGAGTCTGTCCGGATCCTGAAGAGCGCCGAAGGTCAGGTGCTCCGAAGAGCTCACCAGAGGAACGTGAAACACATGAGGCAGCTGCTCATGGACAAGGGCTTACCTGTGGTCAACTGCCCCAGCCATATCATCCCCATCCGG GTTGGAAACGCTGAGCTGAACACAAAGGTATGTGACATCCTGCTGGAGAAATACAACATCTACGTCCAGGCCATCAACTATCCCACTGTGCCTCGTGGTGAGGAGCTGCTGCGCTTGGCTCCATCACCGCACCACGAGCCTGACATGATGGAGTACTTTGTGG GGAAACTGGTGGAGGTGTGGCAGGAGGCAGGTCTTCCCCTCAACAGTCCTGCCACAGCCGCCTGTACCTTCTGTGACCGCCCTCTCCACTTTGACCTCATGAGCGAGTGGGAAAAATCCTACTTTGGCAACATGGAACCCCAATATATTACTGTGTATGCCTAA
- the LOC105354417 gene encoding tumor necrosis factor receptor superfamily member 1A → MPSDHFSQSSKLVLLPLVLVYGRLQGTEATKQNDSKCPPGYYKFRQGSGSATTYECKECAPGTYTEINNAVEKCIRCTTCGLNIEEIKPCTTSSNTKCDCKKGYFMSGGYCEDCSKVKATTTTIAKATTTATTTATATTATTATTATTKATRTTKATPVPFIKTATVAPLKGNGTFDLVVQLVILVTFLLAFGLLLLCCWKTQRNPHRLFCWRFTKDFEIAAQESESLEKRSHQSRSPAALGKSRDQKFPEENSVMLSCYETPPPNLPDSPHIDRWPAVVLYAVIKEVPLRRWKEFLRLLSVNDQQMERIELEAGLGSIEKQYQMLRLWSQHSTASLKDIFSSLYYMDLSGCAQRLQESLEQLRLMPENADCNV, encoded by the exons ATGCCAAGTGATCATTTTTCTCAGTCTTCAAAG CTGGTCCTGTTACCTTTAGTTCTTGTGTATGGTCGCCTCCAAGGCACTgaggcaacaaaacaaaacgattCAAAATGTCCACCTG GATATTATAAGTTTCGTCAGGGTAGCGGTTCTGCAACCACATATGAGTGTAAAGAATGTGCCCCTGGGACATATACAGAGATCAACAATGCCGTGGAGAAGTGTATTAGATGCACCACATGTGGCc tAAATATAGAGGAAATAAAGCCATGCACCACGAGCAGTAATACTAAATGTGACTGTAAAAAGGGTTACTTCATGTCTGGCGGCTACTGCGAGGACTGCTCCAAAGTCAAAG ctacaacaacaacaatagctAAAGCTACAACTACAGCTACAACAACAGCTACAGCTACAACAGCAACTACTGCTACAACAGCTACAACTAAAGctacaagaacaacaaaagccACACCTGTTCCATTCATAAAGACAGCAACAGTTGCACCATTGA AAGGAAACGGGACCTTTGATCTTGTGGTTCAGCTGGTTATTCTGGTGACATTTCTGCTGGCCTTTggactcttgctgctctgctgctggaaAACGCAAAGAAACCCACACCGTCTTTTCTGCTGGAGGTTCACCAAGGACTTCGAAATTGCTGCTCAGGAGTCGGAATCCTTAG AGAAACGCAGTCACCAAAGCAGAAGCCCTGCCGCACTG GGAAAAAGCAGAGACCAAAAATTTCCTGAGGAAAACTCAGTGATGTTAAGCTGTTATGAAACACCGCCTCCTAACCTGCCAGACAGTCCCCACATAG atcGCTGGCCGGCTGTTGTTCTCTATGCGGTCATCAAGGAGGTGCCCCTGCGCAGGTGGAAGGAGTTCCTGCGGCTGCTCTCGGTGAACGATCAGCAGATGGAGCGCATAGAGCTGGAGGCCGGTTTGGGTTCCATAGAGAAACAGTACCAGATGCTGCGGCTGTGGAGCCAGCACTCGACTGCGAGCCTGAAAGATATCTTTTCATCCTTGTACTACATGGATTTGTCAGGCTGCGCCCAGCGACTGCAGGAGAGTCTGGAGCAGCTGCGGCTGATGCCAGAGAATGCAGACTGCAACGTGTAA